The following coding sequences are from one Pelmatolapia mariae isolate MD_Pm_ZW linkage group LG4, Pm_UMD_F_2, whole genome shotgun sequence window:
- the LOC134625989 gene encoding thyrotroph embryonic factor-like isoform X1, translating to MPGEAAMATELQPSGNTATASPQKSFPFVLKKIMDIPPPNILDEGEDEIEKEKLCSSEDVDGGGAVATNPGGGSRGGGGGSGGSGGVSASLTPAIWEKTIPYDGETFHLEYMDLDEFLLENGIPVTLEEEELQKTLTVEDKGKVIPKAIAAATTTTPTTTTETATPATPVAADSSSPPSASMATPDPEEPVTVTTLQPAKLEEEQEEQEEEEEEEQKEESLPEEATPKAEVKKAERNTPSPIDPEAIEVDINFQPDPTDLVLSSVPGGELFNPRKHRFSQEELKPQPMIKKAKKVFVPDEQKDEKYWSRRKKNNLAAKRSRDARRLKENQITVRASFLERENAALRQQVAELRKDCGRCKNVLARYEAKYGPL from the exons ATGCCTGGCGAAGCCGCGATGGCAACGGAGCTCCAGCCCAGCGGTAATACCGCTACAGCGTCACCCCAGAAGTCTTTCCcttttgttttaaagaaaattatgGACATACCTCCTCCGAACATCCTGGATGAAGGAGAAGACG AAATAGAGAAGGAGAAGCTGTGCTCATCTGAAGATGTGGATGGAGGAGGGGCTGTGGCAACGAATCCTGGTGGAGGCTCcagaggaggtggtggtggaagTGGGGGCAGTGGAGGGGTATCAGCCTCCCTGACCCCAGCCATTTGGGAGAAGACCATTCCGTATGATGGGGAGACATTCCACTTGGAGTACATGGACTTGGATGAGTTCCTCCTGGAGAACGGTATCCCTGTGAccctggaggaggaggagctgcagaAGACACTGACAGTTGAAGACAAAGGCAAAGTCATTCCCAAGGCTATTGCAGCAGCTACCACCACCACtcctactactactactgaAACAGCTACTCCCGCTACTCCTGTTGCTGCAGACTCATCATCTCCCCCCTCTGCCTCCATGGCCACCCCAGATCCAGAGGAGCCTGTGACAGTCACCACGTTACAACCGGCTAAGCtagaagaagaacaagaagaacaagaagaagaggaagaggaagagcaaAAAGAGGAATCTTTGCCTGAGGAGGCAACGCCAAAAGCAGAAGTGAAGAAAGCAG AACGTAACACGCCCTCCCCGATCGACCCAGAAGCCATTGAGGTGGACATTAATTTCCAGCCAGATCCCACAGACCTGGTCCTGTCCAGCGTGCCCGGGGGTGAGCTGTTCAACCCTCGCAAGCACAGGTTCTCCCAGGAGGAGCTGAAGCCGCAGCCAATGATCAAGAAGGCCAAGAAGGTTTTTGTTCCCGATGAGCAGAAG GATGAGAAGTACTGGtcaagaagaaagaagaacaaTCTGGCAGCGAAGCGTTCCCGCGATGCACGCCGCCTTAAGGAGAACCAGATCACCGTGCGTGCATCCTTCCTGGAGCGTGAAAATGCTGCTCTGAGGCAGCAAGTGGCTGAGCTGCGGAAGGACTGCGGTCGCTGTAAGAACGTCCTGGCTCGATACGAAGCCAAGTACGGCccactgtaa
- the LOC134625989 gene encoding thyrotroph embryonic factor-like isoform X2 — MTAANQMFFEDRSDVPDLLRYLADCPFSFPAFDDSEIEKEKLCSSEDVDGGGAVATNPGGGSRGGGGGSGGSGGVSASLTPAIWEKTIPYDGETFHLEYMDLDEFLLENGIPVTLEEEELQKTLTVEDKGKVIPKAIAAATTTTPTTTTETATPATPVAADSSSPPSASMATPDPEEPVTVTTLQPAKLEEEQEEQEEEEEEEQKEESLPEEATPKAEVKKAERNTPSPIDPEAIEVDINFQPDPTDLVLSSVPGGELFNPRKHRFSQEELKPQPMIKKAKKVFVPDEQKDEKYWSRRKKNNLAAKRSRDARRLKENQITVRASFLERENAALRQQVAELRKDCGRCKNVLARYEAKYGPL, encoded by the exons AAATAGAGAAGGAGAAGCTGTGCTCATCTGAAGATGTGGATGGAGGAGGGGCTGTGGCAACGAATCCTGGTGGAGGCTCcagaggaggtggtggtggaagTGGGGGCAGTGGAGGGGTATCAGCCTCCCTGACCCCAGCCATTTGGGAGAAGACCATTCCGTATGATGGGGAGACATTCCACTTGGAGTACATGGACTTGGATGAGTTCCTCCTGGAGAACGGTATCCCTGTGAccctggaggaggaggagctgcagaAGACACTGACAGTTGAAGACAAAGGCAAAGTCATTCCCAAGGCTATTGCAGCAGCTACCACCACCACtcctactactactactgaAACAGCTACTCCCGCTACTCCTGTTGCTGCAGACTCATCATCTCCCCCCTCTGCCTCCATGGCCACCCCAGATCCAGAGGAGCCTGTGACAGTCACCACGTTACAACCGGCTAAGCtagaagaagaacaagaagaacaagaagaagaggaagaggaagagcaaAAAGAGGAATCTTTGCCTGAGGAGGCAACGCCAAAAGCAGAAGTGAAGAAAGCAG AACGTAACACGCCCTCCCCGATCGACCCAGAAGCCATTGAGGTGGACATTAATTTCCAGCCAGATCCCACAGACCTGGTCCTGTCCAGCGTGCCCGGGGGTGAGCTGTTCAACCCTCGCAAGCACAGGTTCTCCCAGGAGGAGCTGAAGCCGCAGCCAATGATCAAGAAGGCCAAGAAGGTTTTTGTTCCCGATGAGCAGAAG GATGAGAAGTACTGGtcaagaagaaagaagaacaaTCTGGCAGCGAAGCGTTCCCGCGATGCACGCCGCCTTAAGGAGAACCAGATCACCGTGCGTGCATCCTTCCTGGAGCGTGAAAATGCTGCTCTGAGGCAGCAAGTGGCTGAGCTGCGGAAGGACTGCGGTCGCTGTAAGAACGTCCTGGCTCGATACGAAGCCAAGTACGGCccactgtaa
- the LOC134625316 gene encoding protein Tob2 → MHLEVKVALNFIVSYLYNKLPRRRADLFGEELERILVSRFEGHWYPEAPLRGSAFRCIHLGAPRDPVVELAAKRSGLDTEEVRANVPAELSVWIDPYEVSYQIGEKGAVKVLYLEDPPGLGCDSEPAEGVIREAKGDAETEDAKSLGFNPDAQVFVPVGSQASPSLMPSLSSSPTPLSAQSCPGIFSYPSSSTPTDPSIHSSNTSTPSPPSGGLPYLSTQQPPATLPAARPQPITFTTASFAATKFGSTKMKKCSGAGSGSAGSGVIVPPSQRILSRSPTTISAPELLKHKPLSLSLHSLGGPIHSQLSPNAKEFVYPGSPGPLYFDADTQPMQPLTSPFQPSHTINTHPPFDPFSSPPAQSVGIIGSSGGISYMEKPPFVEGLGNYNLQYPSQSFQPVVLAN, encoded by the coding sequence ATGCATCTGGAAGTGAAGGTCGCTCTCAACTTCATCGTGTCCTACCTGTACAACAAGCTGCCTCGTCGACGAGCCGACCTGTTTGGCGAGGAGCTGGAGAGGATACTAGTGTCTCGTTTTGAGGGTCACTGGTACCCCGAGGCCCCGCTCAGGGGCTCTGCTTTCCGCTGCATTCACCTGGGTGCACCGAGGGACCCTGTGGTGGAGTTGGCTGCCAAAAGAAGTGGGCTGGACACGGAGGAGGTGCGGGCAAATGTTCCTGCAGAGTTGAGCGTGTGGATTGACCCTTATGAGGTGTCCTACCAGATTGGAGAGAAGGGTGCAGTGAAAGTGCTCTATCTGGAGGACCCCCCTGGCCTCGGTTGTGACAGCGAGCCGGCCGAAGGGGTCATCAGAGAGGCCAAAGGAGATGCAGAGACGGAGGATGCCAAGAGCTTGGGCTTTAATCCAGATGCTCAAGTGTTTGTACCAGTTGGAAGTCAGGCATCTCCTTCCTTAATGCCATCCCTCTCCAGTTCTCCCACACCCCTATCTGCCCAGTCCTGCCCTGGAATCTTCAGCTACCCCAGCTCCAGCACACCCACTGATCCCAGCATCCATTCCTCCAACACATCTACTCCTTCTCCTCCAAGCGGCGGTCTGCCCTACCTCTCCACTCAGCAGCCACCTGCTACTCTTCCTGCTGCCCGTCCACAGCCAATCACCTTCACCACTGCCAGCTTCGCCGCCACCAAATTCGGCTCCACCAAAATGAAGAAGTGCAGTGGGGCCGGGTCAGGGTCTGCAGGCTCTGGTGTCATCGTACCACCATCCCAGAGGATACTCTCCCGCTCTCCTACCACCATCTCAGCACCAGAGCTGCTTAAGCACAagcccctctctctctccttgcaCTCCCTCGGGGGTCCCATCCACAGCCAGCTCTCCCCCAACGCCAAAGAGTTTGTCTACCCAGGATCCCCAGGCCCTCTTTACTTTGATGCAGACACCCAGCCCATGCAGCCTCTTACCAGCCCTTTCCAGCCCTCGCACACTATCAACACCCACCCACCCTTTGATCCGTTCTCCAGCCCTCCTGCCCAGAGCGTGGGCATCATTGGCAGCAGTGGAGGGATCTCTTACATGGAGAAGCCACCATTTGTTGAGGGTTTAGGAAACTACAACCTGCAATATCCCAGCCAGTCTTTCCAGCCTGTCGTGCTGGCCAACTAA
- the znhit1 gene encoding zinc finger HIT domain-containing protein 1 isoform X1 yields the protein MVLEKKGSARVEAGQRRVLDEATRQRRLTRQLEALEKDNFQDDPLSSLPPPGPTARLPAFSESEEPEKKKRKTRGDHFKQRFRKNFTTLLEEENLSEKPEPNYLSAAAPPSSLPARHFCCVCGFPSHYTCTTCGGRYCSTKCLCTHRETRCLKWTL from the exons ATGGTGCTGGAGAAGAAAGGTTCCG CTCGGGTGGAGGCCGGTCAGCGCAGAGTTTTGGATGAAGCCACCAGACAGAGGAGGCTGACCCGTCAGCTGGAGGCTCTGGAAAAAGACAACTTCCAG GATGACCCTCtgtcctccctccctcctccaggTCCTACTGCCCGCCTACCTGCCTTCAGTGAGTCTGAAGAACCAG agaagaagaagagaaagacgAGGGGCGACCACTTCAAGCAGCGTTTCAGGAAGAACTTCACCACGctgctggaggaggag AATCTCTCAGAGAAGCCAGAGCCTAACTACTTGTCAGCGGCGGCCCCGCCATCCTCGCTACCTGCACGCCACTTCTGCTGCGTCTGCGGGTTCCCGTCACACTACACCTGCACCACCTGCGGGGGGCGCTACTGCAGCACCAAGTGTCTGTGTACACACAGAGAGACGAG GTGTTTGAAGTGGACGCTCTAA
- the znhit1 gene encoding zinc finger HIT domain-containing protein 1 isoform X2 gives MVLEKKGSARVEAGQRRVLDEATRQRRLTRQLEALEKDNFQVLLPAYLPSVSLKNQRRRRERRGATTSSSVSGRTSPRCWRRRISQRSQSLTTCQRRPRHPRYLHATSAASAGSRHTTPAPPAGGATAAPSVCVHTERRGV, from the exons ATGGTGCTGGAGAAGAAAGGTTCCG CTCGGGTGGAGGCCGGTCAGCGCAGAGTTTTGGATGAAGCCACCAGACAGAGGAGGCTGACCCGTCAGCTGGAGGCTCTGGAAAAAGACAACTTCCAG gTCCTACTGCCCGCCTACCTGCCTTCAGTGAGTCTGAAGAACCAG agaagaagaagagaaagacgAGGGGCGACCACTTCAAGCAGCGTTTCAGGAAGAACTTCACCACGctgctggaggaggag AATCTCTCAGAGAAGCCAGAGCCTAACTACTTGTCAGCGGCGGCCCCGCCATCCTCGCTACCTGCACGCCACTTCTGCTGCGTCTGCGGGTTCCCGTCACACTACACCTGCACCACCTGCGGGGGGCGCTACTGCAGCACCAAGTGTCTGTGTACACACAGAGAGACGAG GTGTTTGA